From the Pseudarthrobacter sp. MM222 genome, one window contains:
- a CDS encoding MarR family winged helix-turn-helix transcriptional regulator produces the protein MNTRSGSGSGNSYAPDEQPDGPAAVLKALRDYREAEVATRRSTRDSTGMGETDLIALRYLLRAQAAGEQVGPKDLSRVLQITTASTTTLIDRLVGSGHVRRDPHPTDRRSLVVVPTVAVDSEVRTALGAQNSKMLAVAEELSADEARIVISFLRRMGEAVSGPGAAQ, from the coding sequence ATGAACACGCGCAGCGGCTCCGGTTCCGGGAACTCTTACGCCCCTGACGAGCAGCCCGACGGGCCCGCGGCGGTCCTAAAAGCGCTGCGCGACTACCGCGAGGCCGAAGTGGCAACGCGACGCTCCACCCGGGACTCCACCGGGATGGGGGAGACGGACCTGATCGCCCTGCGCTACCTCCTGCGTGCGCAGGCGGCAGGCGAACAGGTGGGCCCAAAGGATCTCAGCCGTGTTTTGCAGATCACCACCGCCTCGACAACCACGCTGATCGACAGGCTGGTGGGCAGTGGGCACGTCCGCCGGGATCCCCACCCGACGGACCGGCGATCCCTCGTGGTGGTCCCCACTGTGGCCGTGGACTCGGAAGTCCGGACAGCCCTGGGGGCCCAAAACTCCAAGATGCTTGCCGTTGCCGAGGAGCTCAGCGCGGACGAGGCGCGCATCGTCATCTCGTTCCTGCGCCGGATGGGGGAGGCCGTCTCCGGACCAGGCGCTGCCCAGTAG
- the pstA gene encoding phosphate ABC transporter permease PstA, with the protein MTSTLTPVQKRSALTKGQLPKWSPYLVLGIALILGAAVLALIGFNAFGWGIVSAILFAAGLVGWSAIVEGSRRATDRLATCLVVGAFLVALLPLVSVIWTVLVNGLPGLTDPGFLTTSMNGVTGAFDNKSVEESAPVVGGIYHALLGTVQITLLATVISVPVGLLTAVYLVEYGNDRPLARAITFFVDVMTGIPSIVAGLFAAAFFFAVVGPGTKTGAVAAVALSVLMIPVVVRSSEEMLKIVPNELREAAYALGVRKWRTILKVVIPTAISGIASGVTLAIARVIGETAPILVTAGFATSINTNVFSGWMASLPTFIYTQILNPTSPSNPDPSSQRAWGAALVLIILVMLLNLGARLVARVFAPKAGR; encoded by the coding sequence ATGACCTCCACCCTGACCCCCGTGCAGAAGCGCTCGGCCCTCACCAAGGGCCAGCTGCCAAAGTGGTCCCCCTACCTGGTCCTGGGAATCGCCCTGATTCTCGGAGCCGCCGTCCTTGCCCTGATCGGCTTCAACGCCTTCGGCTGGGGGATCGTCTCGGCCATCCTCTTCGCCGCCGGCCTCGTCGGCTGGAGCGCCATCGTGGAGGGCTCCCGCAGGGCCACGGATAGGCTTGCCACCTGCCTGGTGGTCGGCGCCTTCCTGGTTGCTCTCCTCCCGCTGGTCTCCGTGATCTGGACCGTGCTCGTGAACGGCCTGCCCGGCCTCACGGACCCCGGGTTCCTCACCACCTCGATGAACGGCGTCACCGGCGCTTTCGACAACAAGAGCGTCGAGGAAAGCGCCCCGGTAGTTGGCGGCATCTACCATGCCCTGCTGGGCACAGTTCAGATCACGCTGCTGGCGACCGTCATCTCCGTGCCGGTCGGCCTGCTGACCGCGGTGTACCTCGTGGAGTACGGCAACGACCGCCCGCTGGCCCGCGCGATCACTTTCTTCGTCGACGTCATGACCGGCATCCCCTCGATCGTGGCAGGCCTGTTCGCCGCGGCCTTCTTCTTCGCCGTCGTCGGGCCCGGCACCAAGACCGGTGCGGTTGCCGCCGTCGCGCTGTCCGTGCTGATGATCCCCGTGGTGGTGCGCTCCAGCGAGGAGATGCTCAAGATCGTCCCGAACGAGCTCCGGGAAGCCGCCTACGCCCTCGGCGTGCGCAAGTGGCGGACCATCCTCAAGGTGGTCATCCCGACGGCGATCTCCGGCATCGCCTCGGGCGTCACCCTCGCGATCGCCCGCGTGATCGGCGAGACCGCGCCGATCCTGGTCACGGCAGGCTTCGCCACGTCGATCAACACCAACGTGTTCTCCGGCTGGATGGCCTCGCTGCCGACCTTCATCTACACGCAGATCCTCAACCCCACCTCGCCGTCGAACCCGGACCCGTCCTCCCAGCGGGCCTGGGGAGCGGCTCTGGTCCTCATCATCCTGGTGATGCTGCTCAACCTCGGCGCCCGCCTGGTTGCCCGCGTCTTCGCCCCCAAGGCCGGCCGCTAG
- a CDS encoding serine/threonine-protein kinase, producing MVHEQLGRGATATVFRGTDLSDGRPVALKIAEGPKSPQAERIHAEARVLATLDHPAIVRFIGQGIVPDGDSWAGRPFLAEELVYGGSLAERIRGGAADPVEVARWGAAALSGLAHVHARGLVHRDIKPANILLSELRRCAVRIADFGIATPAGTALEPGDSSGTVHYMSPEQAAGRHPGTSGDIYSLGLVLLECLTGAKAFAGTPVESLVARTLRDPEVPARLGKPWVSLLRAMTARDPGARPSATDAEAQALRLLPRR from the coding sequence ATGGTTCACGAGCAGCTGGGCCGGGGTGCCACGGCTACCGTATTCCGGGGGACTGACTTGTCAGACGGCCGGCCCGTGGCCCTCAAGATCGCCGAGGGGCCCAAGTCGCCGCAGGCTGAACGGATCCACGCCGAAGCACGGGTCCTCGCCACACTCGACCACCCGGCGATCGTTCGGTTCATCGGCCAGGGCATCGTGCCCGACGGCGACAGCTGGGCGGGCCGTCCGTTCCTAGCCGAGGAATTGGTGTACGGCGGGAGCCTCGCCGAGCGGATCCGCGGCGGTGCAGCCGATCCCGTGGAGGTGGCACGGTGGGGCGCCGCCGCCCTCTCCGGGCTGGCCCACGTCCATGCGCGCGGCCTGGTCCACCGGGACATCAAGCCGGCCAACATCCTGCTGAGCGAGCTCCGCCGGTGCGCGGTCCGGATCGCGGACTTCGGCATCGCCACCCCGGCAGGGACTGCCCTGGAGCCGGGCGATTCCTCCGGCACCGTCCACTACATGAGCCCGGAGCAGGCCGCCGGCCGGCATCCCGGAACGTCCGGCGACATCTACTCGCTGGGCCTCGTCCTGCTGGAGTGCCTCACCGGGGCCAAGGCGTTCGCCGGCACTCCGGTCGAATCGCTGGTCGCGCGGACCCTGCGCGACCCCGAGGTTCCCGCACGGCTGGGCAAGCCCTGGGTCTCCTTATTGCGCGCGATGACTGCGAGGGACCCCGGCGCGCGGCCCTCGGCCACCGACGCCGAGGCGCAGGCCCTGAGGCTGCTGCCCCGCCGTTGA
- the pstB gene encoding phosphate ABC transporter ATP-binding protein PstB, producing the protein MSKRIDVKDLNVYYSKFLAVEDVNINIEAKSVTAFIGPSGCGKSTFLRTLNRMHEVIPGARVEGEVLLDGDNLYGPGVDPVTVRSQIGMVFQRPNPFPTMSIRDNVLAGVKLNNQKISKGEADALVERSLRGANLWNEVKDRLGKPGSGLSGGQQQRLCIARAIAVEPQVILMDEPCSALDPISTLAIEDLINDLKDQYTVVIVTHNMQQAARVSDRTAFFNIAGTGKPGKLIEVGDTHTMFSNPTQKATEDYVSGRFG; encoded by the coding sequence ATGTCTAAGCGCATCGACGTCAAAGACCTGAACGTCTACTACAGCAAATTCCTGGCCGTCGAAGACGTCAACATCAACATCGAAGCCAAGTCGGTCACGGCTTTCATCGGCCCCTCGGGCTGCGGCAAGTCCACCTTCCTGCGCACCCTGAACCGCATGCACGAGGTCATTCCCGGCGCCCGCGTCGAAGGCGAAGTGCTGCTCGACGGCGACAACCTCTACGGTCCCGGCGTGGACCCGGTGACCGTCCGCTCACAGATCGGCATGGTCTTCCAGCGCCCCAACCCGTTCCCGACGATGTCCATCCGGGACAACGTGCTGGCCGGCGTGAAGCTGAACAACCAGAAGATCTCCAAGGGCGAGGCCGATGCCCTGGTGGAGCGCTCGCTGCGCGGTGCGAATCTGTGGAACGAGGTCAAGGACCGGCTGGGCAAGCCGGGCTCGGGCCTGTCCGGCGGGCAGCAGCAGCGGCTCTGCATCGCCCGGGCCATTGCCGTGGAACCGCAGGTCATCCTGATGGACGAGCCCTGCTCCGCGCTGGACCCGATCTCCACGCTGGCCATTGAGGACCTCATCAACGATCTCAAGGACCAGTACACCGTGGTGATCGTGACCCACAATATGCAGCAGGCAGCGCGCGTTTCGGACCGGACGGCCTTCTTCAACATCGCCGGCACCGGAAAGCCCGGGAAGCTGATCGAGGTCGGGGACACCCACACCATGTTCAGCAACCCGACGCAGAAGGCCACGGAAGACTACGTTTCCGGCCGCTTCGGGTAG
- a CDS encoding DUF47 domain-containing protein has translation MKLRLFPQEPAGLNLLSLLARQIVLATGTLSEILGAPASEHGRLVEDMHNHEAKSAELHFALLTHMRTSFVNPLPREDMYALSRYLNEAMEKLDAAAELVSLYKLDRLPKRAADQLEIISRQAELTVEAMRKLNNLDDLEDYWIEILRLAKRAERTHRVWVADMLNDMKSAQYARNRDIANQLVEVTKDMRRIATQVGSIIVKES, from the coding sequence GTGAAGCTGCGCCTTTTTCCCCAGGAGCCCGCCGGGCTGAACCTACTTTCCCTGCTGGCACGCCAGATCGTGCTGGCCACCGGCACCCTCTCGGAAATTCTCGGCGCGCCGGCGAGCGAACACGGCCGGCTCGTGGAGGACATGCACAACCACGAGGCCAAATCCGCGGAACTGCATTTTGCCCTGCTGACCCACATGCGGACCAGCTTCGTGAACCCGCTCCCCCGCGAGGACATGTATGCGCTCTCCCGGTACCTCAATGAGGCGATGGAAAAACTCGACGCCGCCGCCGAGCTGGTATCCCTGTACAAGCTGGACCGCCTGCCCAAAAGGGCCGCGGACCAGCTGGAGATCATCAGCCGGCAGGCCGAGCTCACCGTCGAGGCGATGCGCAAGCTCAACAACCTGGATGACCTCGAGGACTACTGGATCGAGATCCTCCGGCTGGCCAAGCGCGCGGAGCGGACCCACCGGGTCTGGGTGGCGGACATGCTCAATGACATGAAGTCGGCCCAGTACGCCCGCAACCGGGACATTGCCAACCAGCTCGTGGAAGTCACCAAGGACATGCGGCGGATCGCCACCCAGGTGGGCAGCATCATCGTCAAGGAATCCTGA
- a CDS encoding inorganic phosphate transporter, with the protein MTVFFFALVVVFAGAFAFLNGFRDASTSVALPVRTRALTPTVAVLFAALFNFIGAALSATLVLEVSRTWIQLPAGQNGLTILAAGLLSAVVWGIYTWWRGIPSSSTHALVGGLAGAGVASVAVGGHSVSGVDNSLLFQVVLPLLLSPAIAFAGAYLLVWPATWAARYTPPNVVNSRSRRAQTIAAGAVAFAHGLQDGQRSGAVLVLALIASGLSDGGSMPVWVALLTASLLTAGTLAGGWRISYTVGYRLIRMDPLRGFVAQLYSSVMLLVGAIGLHWPISTTHTVTTAVLGAGANQGFPATNRRVVMEVLAFWVLTPAVTAAVAFVLELSLSPLAGL; encoded by the coding sequence GTGACGGTGTTCTTCTTTGCCTTGGTGGTGGTTTTCGCCGGGGCATTTGCCTTCCTGAACGGCTTCCGCGACGCCTCGACGTCGGTGGCGCTGCCGGTACGGACCCGCGCCCTGACGCCCACCGTGGCGGTGCTCTTCGCGGCCCTGTTCAACTTCATCGGGGCCGCCCTCAGCGCCACCCTCGTGCTGGAGGTCAGCAGGACCTGGATCCAGCTGCCGGCCGGGCAGAACGGCCTGACGATTCTGGCGGCAGGCCTCCTCAGCGCCGTCGTCTGGGGCATCTACACATGGTGGCGCGGGATCCCCTCCTCCTCCACCCATGCGCTGGTGGGCGGACTGGCCGGGGCTGGCGTGGCAAGCGTCGCGGTGGGCGGGCATTCGGTCTCGGGAGTGGATAATTCCCTGCTGTTCCAGGTGGTGCTTCCGCTGCTGCTATCGCCTGCCATTGCCTTCGCCGGCGCCTATCTGCTGGTCTGGCCCGCGACCTGGGCTGCGCGCTACACGCCCCCGAACGTTGTCAACAGCCGGTCCCGCCGGGCCCAGACCATCGCCGCCGGCGCCGTCGCGTTCGCCCACGGCCTGCAGGACGGACAGCGGAGCGGGGCGGTGCTGGTCCTAGCCCTGATCGCGTCCGGGCTGTCAGACGGCGGCTCGATGCCGGTCTGGGTGGCTCTGCTCACGGCGTCCTTGCTGACGGCGGGGACCCTGGCCGGGGGTTGGCGGATCTCCTACACGGTGGGTTACCGGCTGATCCGGATGGATCCCCTCCGCGGATTCGTGGCCCAGCTCTACAGCTCGGTGATGCTGCTGGTCGGGGCGATCGGGCTGCACTGGCCCATTTCCACGACCCATACGGTGACCACAGCCGTGCTGGGGGCGGGAGCCAACCAGGGCTTCCCTGCCACCAACAGGCGGGTCGTGATGGAGGTGCTGGCCTTCTGGGTGCTCACCCCGGCCGTCACCGCGGCGGTCGCTTTCGTCCTGGAACTCTCGCTCTCGCCGCTGGCGGGGCTCTAG